The following DNA comes from Cellulomonas soli.
CCAGGCGGCCGTGCGGGCGACGCCGAACGGGGCCAGCTGCTGCGTGGCGTGCACCAGCGCGGGGTCGACCTGGGCGGCGATGACGGAGCCCGTGGTCATCGCGCTGACGGCACGGGCGACGACCGTGTACCCGTCGGGAGCGTCGAGCGGGGCGACGAGCCGCAGCCCGAGCAGTCGGGCCGCCCCCGCGAGGATCGCCGCGCCGCGCGCGAGGGTGCGCCGTTCGCTGACCTGCAGCTCGGCGGCCAGCTCGTCGCGCAGATCCGGCTCGGGCACGCTCGCGAACGCGGCCCGCAGGGCGAGGTACGCCCCGAACTGCGGGGAGGCCAGGACCCCTTCGAGGTCGGCCTGGAACGACAGGCGCATGAGCTCGACGAACAGCTCGTGCCGACCCGCGACGGTGCCGAGGTCGACCCACGGCTCCTCGAGGACCGCCTCGGCCTCGGCCACGACCCGCGCCCCGATGCCCGGCAGGTCGGTGCCGCGGGCCACCTCGAGCAGCACGTCGGCGTGGAAGGCGTCGCGCGTGGGCCAGCGCCGGTAGGCGGAGGTCCGGGAGACGTCGGCGTGGCGGATGACGTCCTCCAGCGCGAGCCCGTCCAGCCCGACCGTGACGCCGCGTTCGGCGAGCAGGTCGACCGCGGCGGAGAGCATGCGGCTGCGGGTGTCCGCGTCGGACATCCGGGGGCGGCGTGCGGGGCGTTGACGCGACGCGGTCATCGGCCTACCTTCGTGAAGGAACTTGGAACTCCAAGTACCAATCTAGCCGGACGACGGGACGGGACGCCATGACCGGCACGACCAGCAGCACCGAGCACGGACCCTGGCGGTACGCCGTCAAACGCGCCTGGTACCGCGACGGTCGACCCGGACGCCTCGCGCAGGCGCTCAACCGGATCAGCGCCTGGCAGTACGCGCACGGCATCCTCACGCTCGGCGGGCGCGGCATCACGCTCGAGGTCCGCGGCCGCCGCACGGGCAAGGCCGTACGGCTGCCGCTCGTCCTCGCCCGCCACGACGGCGAGCGCTACCTGGTCTCCATGCTCGGGCCCCAGGCCCAGTGGGTCCTCAACGTGCAGGCCGACGACGGCCGGGCCCTCGTCCTCCGTCGCCGCGGACCCGAGCACGTGCGGCTCGTCGAGGTCCCCGTCGCCGACCGCGCCCCGCTGCTGCGTCGCTACCTCGACCTCGCCCCCGGCGCCCGCCCGCACATCGCCGTGCCTCGCGGAGCACCGCTCGAGCAGTTCGCCGCCGTCGCAGCCGACTACCCGGTCTTCCGCGTCCTGACCGACGACCGCGACCCGGACAGGGTGGGACGATCGACCCCATGAGCAGCGGCATCACGGTCGGACCCTCACTGGTCCTGCCGCGCGCCGAGCTCACCGTCCGGTTCTCCCGCTCGTCCGGGCCCGGCGGGCAGGGCGTCAACACGACCGACTCGCGCGTCGAGCTCTCCTGGGACGTGGGCTCCTCCCGCGTGCTCACGGACACCCAGCGGGCCCGGCTGCTCGAACGCCTCGGCCCCCGGCTCGTCGCCGGCGTGCTCACCGTGACCGCCTCCGAGCACCGCGAGCAGCTGCGCAACCGGGCCGCGGCCGAACGTCGGCTCGTGGCGCTCGTCGCCGAGGGGATCGCCCCACCCGCGCGGCAGCGGCGCTCGACCCGCCCGACCCGGGGCTCCGCGGAACGCCGCCTGACGGCGAAGAAGCAACGGTCCGCGACCAAGCGCCTGCGCTCCGCGCGTCCCGGGGACTGAGGCCTCAGCGGGATCCATCGGGATTGACGATGCACACGTGCCGGACGACGGTGTCCGTGTGACCCCGTCCGAACTCCCGACACAGCCCGACGGCCCCCGCGTGCAGCAGGTCGACGCGCTGACCGCCGAGGCCTTCGCGCCCGCGTTCGAGCAGCTGTACGCCCGGGCCTTCCTGCAGCTGCACCGGCGCGACGGCAAGCGGTCCGCCATGTCCGGGGCGTCCCGGGCCGTGCTGCTGCACCTCGCGCACACCGGTCCGCTCACCGTCGGGGAGGCCGCCAAGCACCTCGACCGCGCGCAGTCCGTCGTCTCGGACATCGTCACGCAGCTGGAGCAGAAGGGGCTGCTCGCCCGCGAGAGCGACCCCGCCGACCGCCGTCGCACGCTCGTCTGGCTCACCCCCGACGGACGCGCCGCCCTCGACCGCGAGCGCAGCGTGCTCTCGGCCGACCTCGTCACGGCCGCCGCCGACCGGCTCACCCCGGCCGAGCGTGCCGTGCTGCTCGAGACCCTGCGCCGGCTCGTCGGAGCCGACGTCCCCGCCCCTGTCCCCACACTCGGAGGAGACCCCGCATGAGCACCCACGACCACACCCACGACGGCCCGGCCGACGGCCTGCACGACAGCCTGCACTGCGAGAGCTGTGGCATGCCCGTCGAGTCGGGCACCTACTGCCAGTACTGCACGGACGCCGAGGGCAACCTGCAGGCCTTCGACGAGCGGTTCGAGCGCATGGTCGGCTGGCAGGCGCGCGAGACGCCGGACGCGCCGCGCGCCGAGATCGAGGCCAAGACTCTCGCGTACATGTCGACCATGCCGGCCTGGCGCGACCACCCCGACCTGCTGGCCCGCACCTCCTGAGGGCACGGCCGCAGGGTCAGGGCCCCGGGTCAGAGGACCGCGAGCAGCCAGCCGCCGCCGAGGGCGAGCGCGCCCAGGCAGACCAGCAGGAACACGGCGACCCAGACGCCGGCCGGCACGTGCGTGATGCGCGCGAGCTGGCCGGCGTCCGACGTGTCCGACGGACCCCGGCGCCGACGGCGCTGCTGCTGCATCTCCAGCACCGCACGCGGGGCACCGAGCAGCAGGAACCAGGTCAGCGCGTGCGCGAACGTGCTGCGCACCTCGTCCGACCCCCACCACGTGACGGCGACGAGCACCGCGGTGCTCACCAGCACCGCCCACAGCCCGTACCAGTTGCGGATCTGCACGAGCACGAGCGCGAGCACCACGAGCAGCAGCCAGAGCACGGCCGTCGGGTAGCCCCGCGACAGCAGCCACGCGGCACCGAGCCCGACGGCCGCCGGACCGATGTAGCCGGCGAGCAGCGTGAAGACCATGCCGGGCCCCCGCGGCTTGCCGACAGACACGGTCAGCCCGGACGTGTCCGAGTGCACCCGGATCCCCGTCAGACGCCGCCCGACCAGCACCGCCACGCCGCCGTGCGCCGCCTCGTGCAGGATCGTCAGGCCGTGCCGCGTCAGGTGCCACAGCCACGGCACCACGAGGCAGACCAGCGCGGCCACGCCCGTGAGGACCACGACCGAGGTCGTCGGCGGTGCCTGGGGTGTCGTGACCTGCGTCCACAGGTCCCCGATGGTGTCCACGCCGCTCCCGTCGTCGCCGGATGTGCGCGCCGACCCTATCGACCCGGACCAGGAACCAGGTGCGCGTCAGCCGACGTCAGGGGGCCTCGAGCGTGACGTCCGTCCCGGCGACGGTCACCCGGACCCCGTCCGTGACGACGTGCGCGTCGGTCAGCGCGAGCCCGTCGGGCAGGCCGTCGACGGGCACCTCGAGGTCGACGAGCCGGTCGCCCAGGCCGCCGGGCAGCGATGCTGCGTCGACCGAGAGCCCGCCGAGGGACAGCGAGGTGGTGTCGACGAGCAGCCGTCCGCCCTCGACGCGCGGCGCGAACGTGACGGCGAGCGGGACGCCGAGCACGTCCATGGAGGCCTGCAGCTGCTCGCCCTGCACGACGACCGTGACGGCGAGGCCGGTGCGTTCGGCGACGGCGTCCTGCACCGCGGAGACCGGGAGCGTGAGCGACGCCTCCAGCTCGTCGACCGTGATCGGGTCGCCGCGTCTGACGCCGCGGGCGTCCACCGTGACGTCGGTGGTCGGGACGCCGTCGAGGACGACCGCGTCGACGTCCGCGGTGACGTGCGAGAACGTGCCGGAGGCCAGCTGGGTGAGGAACGGGAAGCCGCCGATCTGCACGTCGGGCGTCCCGGTGACCTCCAGCCGGCTCTCGACCTGCCCGGCGAGCTGGTCCTCGACCAGCGACGCGGCGAACCGGTCGCCGACGACGACGCCGACCCCCACGACGACCAGGCCGACGATGAGGGCCACCGCGCCCTTCGTGCTCATCGCCCCACGCCCCCTCCTGGCGACCCGCGGGCGGGTCGTGCCGGTGCCCATCCTGCCGGGCGGGCCGCGGCGGGCGCGCGCTGGACCCGCCGGGCGGCCCGGCCCACCTCGCGCACGCCCGTACGCTCGCGGCATGAGCACCCTGGACGAGATCGGCGACCGTGACCGCTGGCGTTGCTGGCTCTGTGACGAGCCGGTCGACCCGGACGCCTCCGTGAACGCCGACCTGGGCCCGAGCATCGACAGCGGTGCGGGTTCTGCGGGCAACGGTCCGGGCAAGGGTGCGGGCAAGGGCAAGAACCGGTCCCGGGCGTCCGATGCCGGCCCGTTCGGCGCCGAGCGGCTGGCGCACCGGGCGTGCAACACCCGCAAGGGTGCGGTCGCTCCGGTGGTCGCCTGGCCGGACCGGCTGCTGGTCGCGGACCCGGCGCCGATCGTGGCGACGGTGGAGCGGCTGTCGCGCGCGGGGGGTCGTGAGGTCGTGGCGCGGTGCGCGGACCGGGGCGATGCGCAGGAGGCGGCCGACTGGCTGGTCGACCGGATCGGTCGCCTGGCCCCTGACCTGCGGGTCGAGGCGCTGGTGCAGCCGGGCGGCGGTCAGCACCTGCTGGTCCTGCGACGGCTCTGATCCGATGCGCTCTGGCGCACGGCTAGTCACGCGTATAGCGTGTTGGTCGTGCGTACAGCCGAGGCGTCCGACGGGCGTCCACCCTCCGACCTGACCGCGCGGGCGCGGATCCGCGACGCGGCCGTCGAGTGCTTCGCCGAGCAGGGGTTCGACACCCCGTTCCGCACCATCGCGCTGCGGGCCGACGTCTCGCCCGGGCTCATCACGCACCACTTCGGCTCCAAGGCCGTGCTGCGGACCGCGTGCGACGCCGAGGTCCTGCAGCGCTACCACCGGCTCAAGACCGAGGCCATCGCGGACCCGAGCGGGTCGCTGACGGCGTGGCTGACGGCCCCGGGCGACGCCGCGGTCGTCACGGTCTACATGCTCCGGGCGATCCAGTCCGGCGGGCAGCCCGCCCGCGACTTCCTCGCCAGCCTCGCCGAGCACGTGCGCGGCCTGATGGCGGACGGGGTCGCCGCCGGGCTCATCCGCCCCTCGCGCGACGAGGAGGCACGCCTGCGCCAGCTCACGCTCCAGTCCATGGGCGCGATGCTGGTGCAGTTCCTCACCGCACCCGACACGACGCCCGACGCGTTCGTCGCGTCGCTGCGCGCCCGGGAGCAGGACTCCGTCCTCCCGATGCTCGAGCTGTACACCGAAGGGCTGCTGACCAGCAGCGCCATGCTCGACGACTACGTCCGGCTCCTCGACGGGACGACAGACGGGCCGGCTGACGGGAACGGCCCGCCGGGCCCCGTCGTCGCCGCACCACCCACCGCGTGACGGCGCCCGCCGCCCGCGTCCTGCGTGAGCCGATGAAGGAAGCACGATGTCCGCACACGAGATGGCCGTCGAGGTCTCCGGCCTGACGAAGAGCTTCGGTCGCGTGCACGCACTGCGCGGCCTCGACCTGGACGTGCCCAGCGGTCAGGTCACGGGGTTCCTCGGGCCGAACGGCTCGGGCAAGTCCACGACGATCCGCATCCTGCTCGGGCTGCTGCGCGCCGACGGCGGCCGGGCGAGCGTGCTGGGCGGCGACCCCTGGTCCGACGCGGTCCGGCTGCACCGCTCCATCGCGTACGTGCCCGGCGACGTCACGCTGTGGCCGAACCTCACCGGCGGCGAGGCGATCGACATCCTGTCCCGGCTGTCCGGGTCGCTCGACCCGCAGCGCAAGCAGACGATGCTCGACCGGTTCGAGCTCGACCCGACCAAGAAGGCCCGCGCCTACTCCAAGGGCAACCGGCAGAAGGTCGCCCTCGTCGCCGCGCTCGCCTCGCACGCCGAGCTGCTGCTGCTCGACGAGCCCACCTCGGGCCTCGACCCGCTCATGGAGGCGGCGTTCACCGAGTCGATCCGGGAGGTCAAGGCCGAGGGCCGCTCGGTGCTGCTGTCCAGCCACATCTTCGCCGAGGTCGAGAAGCTGGCCGACCGGGTGACGATCATCCGCGACGGCGTCACGGTCGAGGCCGGCACGATCGCCGAGCTGCGGCACCTGACCCGCTCGCAGGTCACGGTCGGGCTCGACGGCGGCGCCGACGGGCTGGCCGCGCTGCCCGGCGTGCACGACCTGCAGGCGAGCGACGGCCACGTCACCTTCGCGGTCGACGAGGCCGAGCTGCCCGCGGTGCTCGCCGAGGTCGCCCGGCTGCGCCCGCGCTCCCTCGTCGCGAACCCGCCGTCGCTCGAGGAGCTGTTCCTGCGGCACTACGGCGACGAGCTGGCCGCGCTGCACGGGAGCGACCGATGACCGCCACCGCGCTGCCGACCACGGGCACCCCCGGCACCGGGACGGCCACCCGCCGACGCGCACCGTCCGAGAGCCTGACGGGCACCGGCACGATGGTGCGGCTCGTGCTGCGCCGCAACCGCGTCCGGCTCGCCGTCTGGTGGGTCGTGCTCGTCGGGCTGTTCGCCTACGTCGGCGCCTACTACAGCGACATCTTCGACACGCAGGCCGCGCTCGACGACTTCGCAGCGCTGAGCAACACCCCGTCGATCAAGGCGCTCACCGGTCTCGCCGCCGCACCCGCGACCCTCGGCGGAGCCGTCTGGACGAAGATCTGGATGACCACCGCGCTCTCTCTCGGCTTCGGTGTCGTCTTCCTCGTCACCCGCAACGGCCGGGCCGACGAGGAGCTGGGCCGCACCGAGCTGCTCCGCTCGCGCGCGCTCGGCCTGCACGCCGGGTCGGCCGCGTCCTGGTTCGTGAACGCCGCCCTGTGCGTGGCGGTCGGCGCAGGTGTCGCGGCCGTGTCCGCCGCCGGCGGGCTCGACCCCGACGGTGCGGGGATCACCGGCTCGCTCGTCGTCGGCGCGTCCGTCACCGGCGTCGGCCTCGTCTCCCTCGGGGTCGGCGCGGTCGCCGGGCAGGTCGCCTCGACGTCCCGCGGGGCGAACGCGCTCGGCTCGATCGTCCTCGGCGTCTTCTACGTGCTGCGCATGATCGGCGACCTCGGCGACGGACGCCTGACCTGGGCGTCACCCGTCGGCTGGGGGCAGGAGATGCAGCCGTGGGGCGCGAACCGCTGGTGGCCGTTCGGCCTGCTCGTGCTCCTGACGCTCGTGCTCCTCGCCGTCGCGACCAGGCTCGAGGCGCGGCGCGACCTGGGCTCCGGGCTGCTGCCCGAGCGGCCCGGACCGGCCGGGGCACCCGCCCGGTACAGCCGGCCGCTCGGTCTGGCGGTGCGTCTGCAGCGCGGTCCGATCATCGGCTGGAGCCTCACCGTCGTGCTGACCGCGCTGCTGTTCGGGTCGGTCGTCGAGGCGATGACCGACCTGATCGCCGACGCCGGGCCGTCCGCCGCCGGGATGGTCGGCGGCACCGGTGTCGACGCGATGCTGTCGCTGCTCGTCATGATGATCGCGATGGTGACCACCGTGTTCGCGCTGCAGTCCGCCGTGCAGCTGCGCGCGGACGAGGCGACCGGCATGGTCGAGACGCAGCTCGCCGGCGCCCTCTCGCGCACCCGGTGGGCCGCGCAGCGGCTGCTGATCCCCGCCGTGGGCACGGCCGTGCTGCTCGTCGTCGGCGGTGCCGGCATGGGGGCCGGCTACGGCTCGATCATCGGCGACAGCGGGCAGGCCACCCGCCTGGCAGGGGCGGCGCTGGCCTACTGGCCGGCCGTCATGGTGCTCGTCGGGGTCGCGGTGGCGCTCTTCGGCTGGCTCCCGCGCCTGGCCGTGCCGCTGACCTGGGGGCTGCTCGCCGGGATGTGGTTCGTCGTGATGATCGGCGACGCGCTGCACCTGCCCACCTGGCTGCTCGACCTGCTGCCGTTCTCCGCGACCCCCGCGCAGCCGCTCGAACCGCTGAGCTGGACACCGCTCGTCGTGATGGGTCTGATCGCCGTCGGGCTCGTCTGGTCGGGCATCGACCGGTTCGCCCGCCGCGACGTGCAGCCCGCCTGACGTCCCCTCGGCGCGTCCCGGCATCCGGGCGGCCCGGAAGAACGATCGGCCGGAGCGGGTTGGTCCGGTCATGGCGACCTCCCCCACGGCTCGCGTCAGTCCCGGCTTCGTCCTGCTCCTGTCCGCCCTCACGGCGATCGGCCCGTTCACCTTCGACACCTACCTCGCCGCGTTCCCGCGCATCGCGCAGGACCTCGACGCGCCCGCGGCGGCCGTCCAGCTGACCATCGCCGCCTCGCTCGCGGGCCTCGCGATCGGGCAGCTGCTCATCGGCTCGCTGTCCGACGCGTTCGGACGTCGACGCCCGCTGCTCGTCGCACTCGGCGTGTACGTGCTCGCCTCGGTCGCGATCATGCTGGTCGGCGACGTGCGGGCGTTCACCGCGCTGCGGTTCGTGCAGGGCTTCACGGCCGCGGCCGGCATGGTCCTGTCCATGGCCGTGGTCCGCGACCGGTACTCCGGCATCGCGGTGTCCAAGGTGCTCGCCCGGCTCATGCTCGTCGTCGGCGTCGCCCCCGTGCTCGCCCCGACGATCGGCGCGCAGCTGCTCGCCGTGGGCTCGTGGCGGACGATCTTCGCGTTCCTCGCCGTCGTCGGCGCGACGCTTCTCGTCCTCGCCGCGGTCGCCCTGCCCGAGACCCTGCCCGCCGAGCGTCGCCGGACCGGCGGGACCCGCGCCGCGCTGCGCACCTACGGGGACCTGCTCACCGACCTGCCGTTCCTCGGCCTGGCGCTCCTCTCGGCGTTCTACCTCGGCTCGATGTTCACCTACGTGGCCGCGTCGACCTTCGTGCTCCAGGACGGGTTCGGGCTCGACGCGCAGCAGTTCGGCCTGGTGTTCGCCGCCGGAGCGGTGTCGATCACCGCCGGGACGCAGGTCAACGGGGCGCTCGTCGGGCGGTTCCGGCCCGAGCAGATCCTGTCCGCGGCGGTCGCGGTCGGCGTCGTGCTCTCGCTCGCACTGCTCGCCGTCGCGGTCGCCGGGGCGGGGTTCTGGCCGGTCACGGTGCTGCTCGTGCTCACGCTCGGCACCGCCGGGTTCGTCATGCCGTCCGCCCCGGCCATCGCGCTCGACGCGAACCCGCACCGCGCCGGCTCGGCCGCGGCGCTGCTGGGTGCGCTGCAGTTCGGGCTCGGTGCGGTCATCGCTCCGCTGACGTCCCTCGATGGGGAGCCGACCGCCGTCTCGATGGCCGCGGTCATGGCCGGCGTGATCGCGGTCGCCGGCCTGCTGCTGCTCGCGCTCCGGCGGACCTGGCGGACCACCGAGGGGGCGGGACGGATCGAGGCCGCGCAGGTCGACGGCGCCGAGGTCGCGGACGCCGCGCGCGTCGCTGATCAGCACGAACCCGTGGCGGCCGGCACGCTCGCGCACGGCCCCGCCGACGGCCGCTGAGCACGCGTCCCGACCCCTGACCCGGGCGATCGGATGCTGAGCGCCCGCTGTGGCGGAGAGCGAGCCGCGGACCTAGCCTGACGCCAAACGCGTAGGTGCGCGCACGGCGAAGGACGCACGATGGTGTGGGTTGCGCTCTGTCTGACCTTCCTGGTCCCGGCGCTCGTCATGATGCTCTTCTGGTCGCTGTTCCCGACCCCGGACGAGACGCCGCGCTGGCGCACGGCCCTGGCCGGTCGGCTCGACAGGCTCGCCCGGCGGCTGCGTCGCGAGCGGCACGTGTCGATCGACCCGTTCCTCGCCCTGCACGTGCAGGAACGTCTGGGTGCGGTCGCGGACCACGTGCAGGAGCTCGAGCGCGACCCGCACACCTGGGCCCTCGCCGAGCGGGTCATCGCCTCGCAGCTCGCGTACGACCAGCTGCTCGCCGAGGCCTGCCGGATGGCCGGCGTCGAGGTGCAGCCGCACGCGAAGGGTGACCCGGCCGAGCGCTTCCGCGAGGAGGTCGAGCTCGCCTCACGCGGCTGGGCGTGGTGACCGGCCGCCGAGAACGCCCGCGACCAGGGGGTTGATCACGACCGACAGCAGGCCGGCACCCACCAGCGCGGTCGCTACACGGTCCGTCATCGCCCCGTCGTTGACAGCGAGCTCCGTCAGTGCGACGAGCAGCGGCAACGTCGTCGCCCCGTACAGGGCGGTCCGCGCACGGTCGACCCGGCCCAGCTCGCGCTGGAACAGCACGATGAGCGGCCCTCCGCGCACGACGAGCAGCAGGAGCCACAGGAGGATCGGCAGCCACGGCTCGCGGACCATGGCGGTCACGTCCAGGCCCATGCCCGAGCTCACGAAGAACACCGGTACGAACACCCCCCACGCGACGACCTCGAGCTTGCCCTCAAGCCGTTCGACATCACCCGGCGCCCACTGCCGCAGCACCATGCCACCGAGGAAGGCGCCGAGCACCGCGTCGAACCCGAGAGCCACCGTCGCCGCGAGCAGACCGGTGAGCAGCACCATCGTCAGGCGGACCGTGCTCTGCGCCGTGCCGTGCTCGGCCACGCGCAGCAGCCGGCCCGTCACGGGCAGGCGGATCCGGCTCGGCAGGACGGCCAACGCCGCGATGGCCAGCGCGAACAGGGCGAGCAGCACCGCGGTGACCCCGCCGCGACGGGCACCCAGGAGCACCGCCATCGCCAC
Coding sequences within:
- a CDS encoding LmeA family phospholipid-binding protein produces the protein MSTKGAVALIVGLVVVGVGVVVGDRFAASLVEDQLAGQVESRLEVTGTPDVQIGGFPFLTQLASGTFSHVTADVDAVVLDGVPTTDVTVDARGVRRGDPITVDELEASLTLPVSAVQDAVAERTGLAVTVVVQGEQLQASMDVLGVPLAVTFAPRVEGGRLLVDTTSLSLGGLSVDAASLPGGLGDRLVDLEVPVDGLPDGLALTDAHVVTDGVRVTVAGTDVTLEAP
- a CDS encoding multidrug effflux MFS transporter, translating into MATSPTARVSPGFVLLLSALTAIGPFTFDTYLAAFPRIAQDLDAPAAAVQLTIAASLAGLAIGQLLIGSLSDAFGRRRPLLVALGVYVLASVAIMLVGDVRAFTALRFVQGFTAAAGMVLSMAVVRDRYSGIAVSKVLARLMLVVGVAPVLAPTIGAQLLAVGSWRTIFAFLAVVGATLLVLAAVALPETLPAERRRTGGTRAALRTYGDLLTDLPFLGLALLSAFYLGSMFTYVAASTFVLQDGFGLDAQQFGLVFAAGAVSITAGTQVNGALVGRFRPEQILSAAVAVGVVLSLALLAVAVAGAGFWPVTVLLVLTLGTAGFVMPSAPAIALDANPHRAGSAAALLGALQFGLGAVIAPLTSLDGEPTAVSMAAVMAGVIAVAGLLLLALRRTWRTTEGAGRIEAAQVDGAEVADAARVADQHEPVAAGTLAHGPADGR
- a CDS encoding nitroreductase/quinone reductase family protein — translated: MTGTTSSTEHGPWRYAVKRAWYRDGRPGRLAQALNRISAWQYAHGILTLGGRGITLEVRGRRTGKAVRLPLVLARHDGERYLVSMLGPQAQWVLNVQADDGRALVLRRRGPEHVRLVEVPVADRAPLLRRYLDLAPGARPHIAVPRGAPLEQFAAVAADYPVFRVLTDDRDPDRVGRSTP
- a CDS encoding TetR/AcrR family transcriptional regulator, which encodes MTASRQRPARRPRMSDADTRSRMLSAAVDLLAERGVTVGLDGLALEDVIRHADVSRTSAYRRWPTRDAFHADVLLEVARGTDLPGIGARVVAEAEAVLEEPWVDLGTVAGRHELFVELMRLSFQADLEGVLASPQFGAYLALRAAFASVPEPDLRDELAAELQVSERRTLARGAAILAGAARLLGLRLVAPLDAPDGYTVVARAVSAMTTGSVIAAQVDPALVHATQQLAPFGVARTAAWSVPTFTLTGLVLGHLEPDPGSAALDADDVRRALLRLVEEGRVAAGRPEAAQSVTTQRSSWSDSASRSAAVTHNP
- a CDS encoding TetR/AcrR family transcriptional regulator; its protein translation is MRTAEASDGRPPSDLTARARIRDAAVECFAEQGFDTPFRTIALRADVSPGLITHHFGSKAVLRTACDAEVLQRYHRLKTEAIADPSGSLTAWLTAPGDAAVVTVYMLRAIQSGGQPARDFLASLAEHVRGLMADGVAAGLIRPSRDEEARLRQLTLQSMGAMLVQFLTAPDTTPDAFVASLRAREQDSVLPMLELYTEGLLTSSAMLDDYVRLLDGTTDGPADGNGPPGPVVAAPPTA
- a CDS encoding ABC transporter permease — its product is MTATALPTTGTPGTGTATRRRAPSESLTGTGTMVRLVLRRNRVRLAVWWVVLVGLFAYVGAYYSDIFDTQAALDDFAALSNTPSIKALTGLAAAPATLGGAVWTKIWMTTALSLGFGVVFLVTRNGRADEELGRTELLRSRALGLHAGSAASWFVNAALCVAVGAGVAAVSAAGGLDPDGAGITGSLVVGASVTGVGLVSLGVGAVAGQVASTSRGANALGSIVLGVFYVLRMIGDLGDGRLTWASPVGWGQEMQPWGANRWWPFGLLVLLTLVLLAVATRLEARRDLGSGLLPERPGPAGAPARYSRPLGLAVRLQRGPIIGWSLTVVLTALLFGSVVEAMTDLIADAGPSAAGMVGGTGVDAMLSLLVMMIAMVTTVFALQSAVQLRADEATGMVETQLAGALSRTRWAAQRLLIPAVGTAVLLVVGGAGMGAGYGSIIGDSGQATRLAGAALAYWPAVMVLVGVAVALFGWLPRLAVPLTWGLLAGMWFVVMIGDALHLPTWLLDLLPFSATPAQPLEPLSWTPLVVMGLIAVGLVWSGIDRFARRDVQPA
- a CDS encoding cation:proton antiporter produces the protein MTDPYAPLLPVFVVALLAVLVAGLLPRSARVPQVVLLLVGGVAIGPHGWGLSSPEEVVTLSDLGLGFLFLLAGYELEPAALRDRVGRLSGAAWGTSFLFALALVGAVTGTGLQEGALAGAIALTTTALGVVLPILKDAGQLKGPLGRVALAVGAFGELGPIVAMAVLLGARRGGVTAVLLALFALAIAALAVLPSRIRLPVTGRLLRVAEHGTAQSTVRLTMVLLTGLLAATVALGFDAVLGAFLGGMVLRQWAPGDVERLEGKLEVVAWGVFVPVFFVSSGMGLDVTAMVREPWLPILLWLLLLVVRGGPLIVLFQRELGRVDRARTALYGATTLPLLVALTELAVNDGAMTDRVATALVGAGLLSVVINPLVAGVLGGRSPRPAA
- the arfB gene encoding alternative ribosome rescue aminoacyl-tRNA hydrolase ArfB, with amino-acid sequence MSSGITVGPSLVLPRAELTVRFSRSSGPGGQGVNTTDSRVELSWDVGSSRVLTDTQRARLLERLGPRLVAGVLTVTASEHREQLRNRAAAERRLVALVAEGIAPPARQRRSTRPTRGSAERRLTAKKQRSATKRLRSARPGD
- a CDS encoding M50 family metallopeptidase is translated as MDTIGDLWTQVTTPQAPPTTSVVVLTGVAALVCLVVPWLWHLTRHGLTILHEAAHGGVAVLVGRRLTGIRVHSDTSGLTVSVGKPRGPGMVFTLLAGYIGPAAVGLGAAWLLSRGYPTAVLWLLLVVLALVLVQIRNWYGLWAVLVSTAVLVAVTWWGSDEVRSTFAHALTWFLLLGAPRAVLEMQQQRRRRRGPSDTSDAGQLARITHVPAGVWVAVFLLVCLGALALGGGWLLAVL
- a CDS encoding MarR family winged helix-turn-helix transcriptional regulator, which encodes MTPSELPTQPDGPRVQQVDALTAEAFAPAFEQLYARAFLQLHRRDGKRSAMSGASRAVLLHLAHTGPLTVGEAAKHLDRAQSVVSDIVTQLEQKGLLARESDPADRRRTLVWLTPDGRAALDRERSVLSADLVTAAADRLTPAERAVLLETLRRLVGADVPAPVPTLGGDPA
- a CDS encoding ABC transporter ATP-binding protein — translated: MSAHEMAVEVSGLTKSFGRVHALRGLDLDVPSGQVTGFLGPNGSGKSTTIRILLGLLRADGGRASVLGGDPWSDAVRLHRSIAYVPGDVTLWPNLTGGEAIDILSRLSGSLDPQRKQTMLDRFELDPTKKARAYSKGNRQKVALVAALASHAELLLLDEPTSGLDPLMEAAFTESIREVKAEGRSVLLSSHIFAEVEKLADRVTIIRDGVTVEAGTIAELRHLTRSQVTVGLDGGADGLAALPGVHDLQASDGHVTFAVDEAELPAVLAEVARLRPRSLVANPPSLEELFLRHYGDELAALHGSDR